A single Marinitoga aeolica DNA region contains:
- a CDS encoding FAD-dependent oxidoreductase has protein sequence MKIAIIGCTHAGTAAAINSSKLYKDVEITVYERNDNISFLSCGIALHVEGVVKDPKGLFYSSPEHLNTLGINTKMRHDVKDVDFKKKTLTVENLETGEIFEDTYDKLIITTGSWPVIPNIEGIDMENILLSKNFYHAQDIIKKMDEVKNVVVVGAGYIGVELVEAFIEHGKNVTLIDIEDRILNRYLDKEFTDIAENTLKEHGANLTLGEKVIKFEGENNKVKKVITTKGEHDADLVILSMGFKPNTDLFKGKLKMLDNGAIIVDEYMRTSEKDVFAAGDSCAVYYNPLKKYEYIPLATNAVRMGTIAAYNLKEKRLKHVGTQGTSGIKIYGNNIAATGLTETMAKSQGLDVESIIITENNRPEFMPTYEKLIFKVVYKKKNGKILGAQICSKADLTQSINTMSVVIQNKMKMEELAFIDFFFQPHFNKPWNFLNTAGLEYINKKMA, from the coding sequence ATGAAAATTGCAATTATAGGTTGTACACATGCAGGAACTGCTGCTGCTATTAATTCATCAAAATTATATAAAGATGTTGAAATTACTGTATATGAAAGAAATGATAATATTTCATTCTTATCATGTGGTATCGCATTACATGTAGAAGGTGTTGTAAAGGATCCCAAAGGATTATTTTATTCTTCACCAGAACATCTAAATACTTTAGGGATAAATACTAAAATGAGACATGATGTAAAGGATGTTGACTTCAAAAAGAAAACTCTTACTGTTGAAAATTTGGAAACGGGAGAGATTTTTGAAGATACATACGATAAATTGATTATCACAACTGGCTCATGGCCTGTTATTCCAAATATTGAAGGTATTGATATGGAAAATATACTATTGTCAAAGAATTTTTATCATGCTCAAGATATTATTAAAAAAATGGATGAAGTAAAAAATGTTGTTGTTGTAGGAGCTGGTTATATTGGCGTTGAATTAGTAGAAGCGTTTATTGAACATGGAAAAAATGTCACATTAATTGATATAGAAGATAGAATATTAAATAGATATTTAGATAAAGAATTCACTGATATAGCTGAAAATACTTTAAAGGAACATGGAGCAAATTTAACTTTAGGTGAAAAAGTTATAAAATTTGAAGGAGAAAATAATAAGGTTAAAAAGGTAATTACCACAAAAGGGGAACATGATGCTGACTTAGTTATTCTTTCAATGGGATTCAAACCAAATACAGATTTATTTAAAGGTAAACTAAAAATGTTAGATAACGGTGCAATTATTGTAGATGAATATATGAGAACAAGCGAAAAAGATGTTTTTGCAGCAGGTGATTCATGCGCTGTATATTATAATCCATTAAAAAAATACGAATATATTCCATTAGCTACAAATGCCGTAAGAATGGGAACAATTGCTGCTTATAACTTAAAAGAAAAAAGATTAAAACATGTAGGGACCCAAGGTACCTCAGGAATTAAAATATATGGAAATAATATTGCTGCCACAGGATTAACTGAAACTATGGCAAAGTCCCAGGGTTTAGACGTTGAGTCAATAATAATAACAGAAAATAATAGGCCAGAATTCATGCCAACATATGAAAAATTAATTTTTAAAGTTGTGTATAAGAAAAAAAATGGCAAAATATTAGGTGCCCAGATTTGTTCAAAAGCTGATTTAACCCAATCAATAAATACTATGTCAGTAGTAATACAAAATAAAATGAAAATGGAAGAATTAGCATTTATTGATTTCTTCTTCCAACCACATTTTAATAAACCATGGAATTTCTTAAATACTGCTGGATTAGAATATATAAATAAAAAGATGGCGTAA
- a CDS encoding ArsR/SmtB family transcription factor, producing MIEELMKILSDKTRLRILNLLSIKPRCVCELIAILQLPQSTISRHISKMRLINLLIPQKERLFTTYRINNEFLSKYSFLDPLLHDLNIEFKDDIEKSKNIYIVDGKCNISK from the coding sequence ATGATAGAAGAATTAATGAAAATATTATCTGATAAAACACGTTTAAGAATTTTAAATTTATTAAGTATTAAACCTCGGTGTGTATGTGAATTAATAGCTATATTACAATTACCTCAATCTACTATTTCCAGACATATTTCAAAAATGAGATTAATAAATTTACTTATACCTCAAAAAGAAAGATTATTTACCACCTATAGAATTAATAATGAATTCTTGAGTAAATATTCTTTTTTAGATCCTCTATTACATGATCTGAATATTGAATTTAAAGATGATATTGAAAAATCGAAAAATATTTACATAGTTGATGGAAAATGTAATATATCAAAATAG
- a CDS encoding 4Fe-4S binding protein: protein MDLSTEFAGIKLKNPLMPASGPLVGDDEKMLYLARLGVGGMVTKTISTKAAEVPRPCIYGTNNYIVNAELWSELPPEKWINEILPRLKNELDLPLIVSAGYTKEDMEILIPQLDKFADAFEISTHYVGKNLDNIAETVRTIRANTDKPIFMKMSPHIPDPVEFAKMVLANGGTGVVAINSLGPTMLIDIENRTNLIGNDKGQVWISGPVIKNLGLALVNTIKTAVPEIPVIGVGGIASADDVIEYLLAGADAVQMLSAALIRGKQLYKTIVEQLPKTLEKYGFNSIEDVKKTGLKKKEVVFEPKYPKIDLNKCTFCKLCEMVCPYWAITVDKENRQVIVDEDKCFGCSLCQSRCPVKAISGVI, encoded by the coding sequence ATGGATTTAAGTACAGAATTTGCCGGAATAAAACTTAAAAATCCTTTAATGCCAGCTTCTGGTCCATTAGTTGGCGATGATGAAAAAATGTTATATCTTGCCAGACTTGGCGTTGGAGGAATGGTAACAAAAACTATATCTACAAAAGCTGCAGAAGTTCCAAGACCTTGTATATATGGAACAAATAATTATATAGTTAATGCAGAATTATGGTCAGAATTACCACCAGAAAAATGGATAAACGAAATATTACCTAGATTAAAAAACGAATTAGATTTACCTTTAATTGTTAGTGCAGGTTATACAAAAGAGGATATGGAAATATTAATACCTCAATTAGATAAATTTGCAGATGCCTTCGAAATTTCTACACATTATGTTGGAAAGAACTTAGATAATATAGCAGAAACTGTAAGAACTATTAGGGCAAATACTGATAAACCAATATTTATGAAAATGAGCCCTCATATTCCAGATCCTGTCGAATTTGCAAAAATGGTATTGGCAAATGGTGGAACTGGTGTTGTTGCGATTAATTCTCTTGGACCAACTATGCTTATTGATATTGAAAACAGAACAAACTTAATTGGAAATGATAAAGGGCAAGTATGGATTTCTGGCCCTGTTATTAAAAATTTAGGACTTGCACTTGTAAATACAATAAAAACTGCTGTACCTGAAATACCTGTAATAGGTGTTGGAGGAATTGCTTCTGCTGATGATGTTATAGAATATTTATTAGCAGGTGCAGATGCAGTTCAGATGTTATCTGCAGCTTTAATTAGAGGAAAACAATTATACAAAACTATAGTTGAGCAACTGCCAAAAACTTTAGAAAAATATGGGTTTAACAGTATAGAAGATGTTAAGAAAACTGGATTAAAGAAGAAAGAAGTAGTATTTGAACCAAAATATCCAAAAATAGATTTAAATAAATGTACTTTCTGTAAGTTATGTGAAATGGTATGTCCTTATTGGGCTATTACTGTTGATAAAGAAAATAGACAGGTAATAGTTGATGAAGATAAATGTTTTGGTTGCAGTTTATGTCAAAGCAGATGTCCTGTAAAAGCTATTAGTGGGGTTATATGA
- a CDS encoding adenosylcobalamin-dependent ribonucleoside-diphosphate reductase has translation MEQLSNLESLLDFFSDIKPSENAERILRDRYLLKDGEGKYLEHSWDDIARRVSRYIASAEILYNDDIEKIRDVEEKFYKLLKSRVFLPNSPTLFNSGKTLSRDVFQKNREDMSLEDYKKIFNSRNRHNMLSACFVVPLEDSMEGIFDAVKDAALIQKYGGGVGYDFSVLRPKESSIAGTGGKSSGPISFMHVFNTTASTIEQGGARRGAQMAVMRYDHPDVIDFINSKKNNDGKSVLNYFNISVNFDNPEEFLKKLENDEEIELTHPNSNIKRTIKAKELFDLIANNAWKSGDPGMLFLGRHNKYYALSDVTPVSATNPCGEEPLPPYGSCNLGSIDIAKVIDFVELGNPEGENNDLFKELIYWTARFLDDVIDINVYPLEKIDRVSKEQRFIGLGIMGLADAMYKKDLPYNSEEGRMFMAETLAQFAYYSHLASSELAKERGNFPLFEKSKYKNGFIPFSMLNDDYSENIRQWNNLIKEHFFGEGKKYKRNVQVNTVAPTGSISNLADTSSGIEPNFMLAYIRYMTDKEGNRVPLPYMNKILRDKLDGDLNSELEAEIIEKGSLQNIEGIPEEIKKVFVTSMDISGMDHLLAQNVIQSYLDASCSKTINLPKEATVDDIKEIYKKAMELNLKGITIYRDGSLETQVLTKAKKEDKKVTFFVLDEKHKLRARPRKETLKSVTRKFKTESGTVYITVSFDDNGEAIEIFLSDGTETAEIIGRLSSIALRSGVSVDEILEQLSKVKGTYCKGISKEIKSALDDFEELWNEEENDIEVFHVGKPLSKEEIEKFVHANKLEYTKGYYVDTEGNTYCPTCLSKNSLIMAEGCISCKTCGWSKCS, from the coding sequence GTGGAGCAATTATCTAATTTAGAAAGTTTATTAGACTTTTTTTCTGATATAAAACCATCAGAAAATGCAGAAAGAATTTTAAGAGATAGGTATTTATTGAAAGATGGAGAAGGGAAATATCTTGAACATTCTTGGGATGATATAGCGAGGAGAGTTTCTAGATATATAGCAAGTGCAGAAATATTATATAATGATGATATCGAAAAAATAAGGGATGTTGAAGAAAAATTCTATAAATTATTAAAAAGCAGGGTTTTTTTACCAAATAGTCCAACATTGTTTAATTCTGGAAAAACTTTATCAAGAGATGTATTTCAAAAGAATAGAGAAGATATGAGTTTAGAAGATTATAAAAAGATTTTTAATTCGAGAAATAGACATAATATGTTATCAGCATGTTTTGTTGTTCCGTTAGAAGATTCAATGGAAGGTATTTTTGATGCCGTAAAAGATGCTGCATTAATACAAAAATACGGTGGTGGTGTTGGATACGATTTTTCTGTATTAAGACCAAAAGAAAGTTCAATAGCAGGAACAGGTGGAAAATCATCTGGTCCAATTAGCTTTATGCATGTGTTTAATACTACAGCTTCCACAATAGAGCAGGGTGGAGCAAGACGTGGAGCACAAATGGCAGTAATGAGATACGATCACCCTGATGTAATAGATTTTATAAATTCCAAAAAAAATAATGACGGTAAATCTGTGCTTAATTATTTTAATATATCTGTGAATTTTGACAATCCTGAAGAATTTTTAAAGAAATTAGAAAATGATGAAGAAATTGAATTAACTCATCCTAATTCAAATATAAAAAGAACAATTAAAGCAAAAGAATTATTTGATTTAATTGCAAATAATGCATGGAAATCAGGAGATCCGGGAATGTTATTTCTTGGAAGACATAATAAATATTATGCTTTAAGCGATGTGACTCCTGTAAGCGCTACTAATCCCTGTGGAGAAGAACCTTTACCTCCATATGGAAGTTGTAATTTAGGTTCTATTGATATAGCTAAAGTAATAGATTTTGTTGAGTTGGGAAATCCCGAAGGAGAGAATAATGATTTATTTAAAGAGTTAATTTATTGGACAGCAAGATTTTTAGATGATGTTATAGATATAAATGTATATCCTCTTGAAAAAATAGATAGAGTATCGAAGGAACAAAGATTTATAGGCCTTGGAATTATGGGTTTAGCTGATGCTATGTATAAGAAAGATTTACCATATAATTCTGAGGAAGGTAGAATGTTTATGGCAGAAACATTAGCTCAATTTGCATATTATTCCCATTTAGCAAGTAGTGAATTAGCAAAAGAAAGAGGGAACTTCCCATTATTTGAAAAATCAAAATATAAAAATGGATTTATTCCATTTTCTATGTTAAATGATGATTATTCAGAAAATATTAGACAATGGAATAATTTAATAAAAGAACATTTCTTTGGAGAAGGTAAAAAATATAAAAGAAATGTTCAAGTCAATACAGTAGCTCCTACTGGATCTATATCTAATTTGGCTGATACTTCAAGTGGAATAGAACCTAATTTTATGCTTGCATATATTAGATATATGACAGATAAAGAAGGGAATAGAGTTCCTCTTCCATATATGAATAAAATATTGAGAGATAAATTAGATGGAGATTTAAATAGTGAATTAGAAGCGGAAATTATAGAAAAAGGTTCATTACAAAATATAGAAGGAATACCAGAAGAAATAAAGAAAGTATTTGTTACTTCAATGGATATTTCTGGAATGGATCACTTACTAGCACAAAATGTTATCCAAAGTTATTTAGATGCATCATGTTCAAAAACCATTAATTTACCCAAAGAAGCTACTGTTGATGATATAAAAGAGATATATAAGAAAGCAATGGAATTGAATTTAAAAGGAATAACAATATATAGAGATGGATCATTGGAAACACAAGTTTTAACGAAGGCAAAAAAAGAAGATAAAAAGGTTACTTTCTTTGTATTAGATGAAAAACATAAATTGCGTGCAAGACCAAGAAAAGAAACATTAAAAAGTGTAACCAGGAAATTCAAAACAGAATCTGGAACTGTATATATTACAGTATCTTTTGATGATAACGGTGAAGCCATAGAAATTTTCTTATCTGATGGAACTGAAACAGCAGAAATTATAGGAAGATTATCTTCTATAGCTTTAAGATCAGGAGTTTCTGTTGACGAAATATTAGAACAATTATCAAAGGTTAAAGGCACATATTGTAAAGGGATTTCAAAAGAAATAAAAAGTGCGCTCGATGATTTTGAAGAATTATGGAATGAGGAAGAAAATGATATAGAGGTATTTCATGTTGGAAAACCTTTGAGTAAAGAAGAAATTGAAAAATTTGTTCATGCTAATAAACTTGAATATACTAAAGGTTATTATGTTGATACAGAAGGAAATACATATTGTCCAACATGTTTAAGCAAAAATTCTTTAATAATGGCAGAAGGATGTATTTCGTGTAAAACATGTGGTTGGTCAAAATGTTCATAA
- a CDS encoding Na+/H+ antiporter NhaC family protein: MKKKLVVLFIMAAFVLVATLAFAEGGDAAKINYGFWSVIPPLLAIVLAFVTKEVIVSLLLGVFSGALINVFATSSSGFFMKLVESYTKTLQYPVNALADSWHAGIIVFTLVIGGMVGVIAKMGGTRAIANALAKKAKTARSAQVATALMGVVVFFDDYANTLIVGPTMRPLTDKLKVSREKLSYIVDSTAAPVATMAAISTWIGYELGLIGDAFNSIGVKVNPYSVFFSSIPYRMYGIFALVMVFMVGAMLRDFGPMYKAEKRARLTGKVLADDAEPMLSTDFEKDLDKSDIPLRVSNALVPILTLIIFAFIGLWYSGGGLDNPFTWDGIRDAFGNADASAALIWASVLASIVAVVMAVSQGIMTLRKAIEAWVEGAKSLVITTIILTLAWSIGSIASDLGTAEYLVQVVSSSLPGWSIPLLVFIISAIVSFATGTSWGTMAIMLPLAVPLAAAYTGNELTALVYATLGAVLTGSTFGDHCSPISDTTIMSSMASSSDHIDHVKTQLPYAVTAATTAAVVGYIPVGLGLPVWVSLILGVTAIWAILRFYGKSTDPKDLKA, translated from the coding sequence ATGAAGAAAAAACTCGTGGTATTATTTATCATGGCGGCGTTTGTTTTAGTGGCGACCCTGGCTTTTGCTGAAGGAGGAGATGCAGCAAAGATAAATTATGGTTTTTGGTCTGTTATTCCTCCATTATTAGCGATTGTTTTAGCGTTTGTTACCAAAGAAGTTATTGTTTCGTTATTGCTTGGTGTTTTTTCAGGTGCATTAATTAATGTTTTTGCAACGTCTAGTTCGGGATTTTTTATGAAATTAGTTGAGAGTTATACAAAAACATTACAATACCCGGTAAACGCTTTAGCTGACAGCTGGCATGCAGGAATTATTGTTTTCACCTTAGTAATAGGTGGTATGGTTGGAGTTATTGCTAAAATGGGTGGTACAAGGGCTATAGCAAATGCACTTGCAAAAAAAGCCAAAACTGCAAGGAGTGCTCAAGTTGCTACAGCATTAATGGGAGTTGTTGTATTTTTTGACGATTATGCAAATACATTAATAGTTGGGCCTACAATGAGACCATTAACAGATAAATTAAAGGTCTCAAGAGAAAAACTTTCATATATTGTAGATTCTACTGCTGCTCCTGTTGCTACTATGGCAGCGATTTCTACCTGGATTGGTTATGAATTAGGATTAATTGGTGACGCTTTTAACTCAATTGGAGTTAAAGTAAATCCATATTCAGTATTTTTTAGTTCTATTCCATATAGGATGTATGGAATTTTTGCACTTGTAATGGTATTTATGGTTGGCGCAATGTTAAGGGATTTCGGGCCAATGTACAAAGCAGAAAAAAGGGCAAGATTAACAGGTAAAGTTTTAGCAGATGATGCAGAACCAATGTTATCTACAGATTTTGAAAAAGATTTAGACAAAAGTGATATTCCATTAAGAGTTTCAAATGCTTTGGTACCAATTTTAACATTGATTATTTTTGCATTCATTGGTTTATGGTATTCTGGTGGAGGTTTAGATAATCCTTTCACATGGGATGGAATTAGGGATGCCTTTGGTAATGCAGATGCTTCTGCTGCTTTAATATGGGCTTCAGTATTAGCTAGTATAGTAGCTGTTGTAATGGCTGTTTCTCAAGGAATTATGACATTAAGAAAGGCTATTGAAGCATGGGTTGAAGGTGCAAAATCATTAGTTATTACTACAATAATTTTAACTTTAGCCTGGTCTATTGGTTCAATTGCTTCTGACCTTGGAACAGCTGAATATTTAGTTCAAGTTGTTTCATCATCATTACCTGGATGGTCAATACCACTCTTAGTATTTATAATATCAGCAATTGTATCTTTTGCTACAGGAACATCATGGGGAACAATGGCAATTATGCTTCCTTTAGCAGTACCTTTAGCTGCAGCGTATACTGGAAACGAATTAACAGCATTAGTATATGCTACATTAGGTGCTGTATTAACAGGTTCAACATTTGGAGATCACTGTTCTCCAATTTCAGATACAACAATTATGTCATCAATGGCGTCATCATCTGATCACATTGATCACGTTAAGACACAATTGCCATATGCTGTAACAGCGGCTACTACTGCAGCAGTAGTTGGTTATATACCAGTTGGACTTGGATTGCCTGTATGGGTTTCATTAATTTTAGGTGTAACAGCAATATGGGCTATATTAAGATTCTATGGGAAATCTACAGACCCTAAAGATTTAAAAGCTTAA
- a CDS encoding amidohydrolase family protein, which produces MVKTIINCNIFDYDNYKENQYIRFDKEILEVGDMKDFKKNENEEIIDFKGKLVMPGFVNGHTHIYSTFARGMSVEFNPKSFSDILKQLWWRMDSKIDLETTYYSGLVSGIEFIKNGITTFIDHHASGSAIKGTLNELKKGLCDEIGLRGIFCFETSDRFNVNECIEENVEFAKNKNENHAGMFGLHASLSLSNETLKKVSENLNGLPIHIHVAESLEDEEDSIAKYNKKVVERLKEFNLLNKNSILSHCVHIDEREAEIMSKYDIYVALNPTSNMNNAVGLPNYKLLKNHGIKTIIGNDGLGFNITREYLNLYYTQKYRYEDPTFFNFIDLKNSIDNVYNLAGELLGIKIGRIKEGYKADMISYDYTPFTPLSKNNIFGHVFFGIWDKLDVVDTIVNGEFLMKDRKVKYDETKIYNEAKEVSKKLWKRL; this is translated from the coding sequence ATGGTAAAAACCATAATAAATTGTAATATCTTTGATTATGATAATTATAAAGAAAACCAATATATTAGATTTGATAAAGAAATATTAGAAGTTGGAGATATGAAAGATTTTAAAAAAAATGAAAATGAAGAAATAATTGATTTCAAAGGTAAGTTAGTAATGCCAGGGTTTGTAAATGGACACACACATATTTACTCTACTTTTGCAAGAGGAATGTCTGTTGAATTTAATCCCAAAAGTTTTTCTGATATATTAAAACAACTTTGGTGGAGAATGGATTCAAAAATAGATTTAGAAACTACATATTATAGCGGATTAGTAAGTGGAATAGAATTTATTAAAAATGGTATTACTACATTTATTGACCATCATGCAAGTGGATCAGCAATTAAAGGTACATTAAATGAATTAAAAAAAGGATTATGTGATGAAATTGGATTAAGAGGGATATTCTGTTTTGAAACTAGCGATAGATTTAATGTAAATGAATGCATAGAAGAAAACGTAGAATTTGCAAAAAATAAAAATGAGAATCATGCTGGAATGTTTGGACTTCATGCCTCATTATCTTTATCCAATGAAACATTAAAAAAGGTATCAGAAAACTTAAATGGGCTACCTATACATATACATGTAGCAGAAAGCTTAGAAGATGAGGAGGATTCTATAGCTAAATATAATAAAAAAGTTGTAGAAAGACTGAAAGAATTTAATTTATTAAATAAAAATTCTATTTTATCTCATTGTGTTCATATTGATGAAAGAGAAGCAGAAATTATGTCAAAATACGATATATACGTTGCATTAAATCCAACATCAAATATGAATAATGCTGTAGGATTGCCTAATTATAAACTATTAAAAAATCATGGGATTAAAACTATTATTGGTAATGATGGTCTTGGATTTAATATAACACGTGAATATTTAAATCTATATTATACACAAAAATATAGATATGAAGATCCTACGTTCTTTAATTTTATTGATTTAAAAAACAGTATTGATAATGTATATAATCTTGCTGGTGAATTATTAGGAATTAAAATAGGAAGAATTAAAGAAGGGTATAAGGCGGATATGATTTCATATGATTATACACCATTTACACCTTTAAGTAAAAATAATATTTTTGGCCATGTATTTTTCGGTATTTGGGATAAATTAGATGTTGTAGATACAATAGTAAATGGAGAATTTTTAATGAAAGATAGAAAAGTTAAATATGATGAAACTAAGATTTATAATGAAGCAAAAGAAGTATCAAAAAAATTATGGAAAAGATTATAA
- a CDS encoding permease, whose amino-acid sequence MTKEVKTFLLIVFIFLIFYFVPFSNENIHKSLIGGFEMLHDYAREHVLLCLVPAFFIAGTIAVFVSKNAILKLLGPKAKKIIAYPVAAVSGGILAVCSCTILPLFGGIYKRGAGIGPAMAFLFTGPAINVAAIFLTGTVLGWELSFVRLLATIISAVFIGLIMQTLFKETGEGGFVFGQDTEIPWQKTLLFLAFQMAFLITGSLKIYITLKSILMTIFALVSILIALTFDKEHQKEYISETWDFTKKILPYLFIGVFIAGIISVSLPKNVVQTLLGGNRLFSNLFASVFGALMYFATLTEVPIIQSLMSLGMGKGPALALFMAGYTLSLPNMIVLTKLLGKKKAFTYFVLVIFFSTTWGLIYGNLF is encoded by the coding sequence ATGACAAAAGAGGTAAAAACATTCTTACTAATTGTTTTTATTTTTCTCATTTTTTATTTTGTCCCATTTTCAAATGAAAATATTCACAAATCATTAATCGGTGGATTTGAAATGCTTCACGATTATGCAAGAGAACATGTTTTATTATGTCTTGTCCCTGCTTTTTTTATTGCTGGAACAATTGCTGTTTTTGTGAGTAAAAATGCAATCTTAAAATTATTAGGACCAAAAGCAAAAAAAATAATAGCATATCCGGTAGCTGCAGTTTCAGGAGGAATATTAGCTGTTTGTTCTTGTACAATTCTTCCTCTATTTGGAGGAATCTATAAAAGAGGTGCTGGAATTGGTCCTGCTATGGCTTTTTTATTTACAGGACCGGCAATTAATGTAGCAGCAATATTTTTAACTGGCACTGTATTAGGTTGGGAATTATCATTTGTTAGATTATTGGCTACTATAATTTCTGCTGTATTTATTGGATTAATAATGCAAACATTATTTAAAGAAACAGGAGAAGGTGGATTTGTATTTGGGCAAGATACTGAAATCCCATGGCAAAAAACATTACTCTTTTTAGCATTTCAAATGGCTTTTTTAATCACTGGAAGCTTAAAGATTTATATAACTTTAAAAAGTATATTAATGACAATTTTTGCACTTGTTTCTATATTAATAGCACTAACTTTTGACAAAGAACATCAAAAAGAATATATTAGCGAAACTTGGGACTTTACTAAAAAAATATTACCATATTTATTTATAGGTGTTTTTATTGCAGGAATAATATCTGTTTCTTTGCCAAAAAATGTGGTTCAAACACTATTAGGTGGAAATAGATTGTTTTCTAATTTATTTGCATCAGTATTTGGAGCATTAATGTATTTTGCAACATTAACAGAAGTTCCAATTATACAATCTTTAATGTCTTTAGGAATGGGTAAAGGACCTGCATTAGCGCTATTTATGGCTGGTTATACATTGAGTCTTCCAAATATGATTGTATTAACAAAATTATTAGGTAAAAAGAAAGCTTTTACATATTTTGTATTGGTGATTTTTTTCTCAACAACATGGGGATTAATATATGGAAATTTATTTTAA
- a CDS encoding thioredoxin family protein produces the protein MKIEVLGSGCPRCKQTYKIMEMAKVETGINAELVYVTDINEIISRGVMSTPAVAINGKIVVSGKIPTLEEAKQLLG, from the coding sequence ATGAAAATAGAAGTTTTAGGTTCTGGATGCCCACGATGTAAACAAACATATAAAATTATGGAAATGGCTAAAGTTGAAACAGGAATTAATGCAGAATTAGTATATGTAACAGATATTAATGAAATAATATCAAGAGGAGTTATGTCTACACCTGCAGTAGCTATTAATGGAAAAATAGTAGTTTCTGGTAAAATACCTACATTAGAAGAAGCAAAACAATTATTAGGATAA